The following coding sequences lie in one Mycobacterium sp. Z3061 genomic window:
- a CDS encoding ANTAR domain-containing protein → MTASWAPTQIPSDSNSGRLLDTARGILIGVRRCRSGTAFDELHSAARRHRVPVYEMAWALVHLAGEGEETPSFIEAQSAARHEWGDLFAGAAVCSC, encoded by the coding sequence ATGACGGCAAGCTGGGCTCCTACCCAGATCCCCTCCGATTCGAACTCGGGTCGCCTGCTGGACACCGCCCGCGGGATTCTGATCGGCGTGCGCCGGTGCCGCTCGGGAACGGCCTTCGACGAGCTGCACAGCGCAGCACGACGTCACCGGGTCCCGGTGTACGAGATGGCCTGGGCGCTGGTGCACCTGGCCGGGGAGGGGGAGGAGACCCCCAGTTTCATCGAAGCGCAGTCAGCGGCGCGGCATGAATGGGGCGACCTGTTCGCCGGTGCCGCTGTGTGCTCCTGCTGA
- a CDS encoding D-arabinono-1,4-lactone oxidase — MWKNWAGDQICAPALVERPASEAELSDIVARAAGRGQPVRAVGSGHSFTDCACTDGVMVDMTGLQRVISVDKANGLATVQGGAKLHPLFAELAAHGFGIENQGDIDKQSITGATATATHGTGAKFKNVSAQIVSARIVTATGEVLEVSEGDDYLAARVSLGALGVISEVTLKVVPLFTLHREDELRPLSTTLERLDADVDGNDHFEFFVFPYGETALTRTTRRSNEPPRPGPAWKKRLGEGLENAGLNVICRTGRQFPSTAPRLNRLLTSLMSPSSVQDHGWRVYASARNVKFTEMEYAIPREHAQEAVQRVIDLVRRRNLPIMYPLEVRFSAPDDAFLSTAHGRETCYIAVHQFSGMEFETYFRAVEEIMDSYEGRPHWGKRHYQSAATLRERYPDWDRFIAVRDRLDPNRVFRNDYTRRVLGN, encoded by the coding sequence ATGTGGAAGAACTGGGCCGGTGACCAAATCTGCGCGCCGGCACTGGTCGAGCGGCCCGCCTCGGAGGCGGAACTCTCCGACATCGTGGCGCGGGCGGCCGGGCGAGGTCAGCCAGTGCGAGCGGTGGGCAGCGGCCACTCGTTCACCGACTGCGCCTGCACGGACGGCGTCATGGTCGACATGACCGGCCTGCAGCGGGTGATCAGCGTCGACAAGGCGAACGGGCTGGCGACGGTCCAGGGCGGCGCCAAGCTGCATCCGCTCTTCGCCGAACTGGCAGCACACGGGTTCGGGATCGAAAACCAGGGCGACATCGACAAGCAGTCGATCACCGGAGCCACCGCCACCGCGACGCACGGCACCGGCGCCAAGTTCAAAAACGTTTCGGCACAAATTGTTTCGGCCCGAATCGTCACCGCCACCGGCGAGGTGCTGGAAGTGTCCGAAGGCGACGACTATCTGGCCGCGCGGGTGTCGCTCGGGGCGCTCGGCGTCATATCGGAGGTCACCCTCAAGGTGGTTCCGCTGTTCACGCTGCACCGCGAGGACGAGTTGCGCCCGCTGAGCACGACGCTGGAGCGCCTCGACGCCGACGTCGACGGCAATGACCACTTCGAGTTCTTCGTCTTTCCCTACGGTGAGACAGCGCTGACCCGCACCACACGGCGCAGCAACGAACCACCGCGGCCGGGGCCGGCGTGGAAGAAGAGGCTCGGCGAAGGCCTCGAGAACGCCGGCCTCAACGTGATCTGCCGCACCGGGCGCCAATTCCCCAGCACCGCACCGCGCCTCAACCGGCTGTTGACGAGCCTGATGTCGCCGTCAAGTGTCCAGGACCACGGTTGGAGGGTCTACGCCAGCGCGCGCAACGTCAAGTTCACCGAGATGGAATACGCGATTCCCCGCGAGCACGCGCAGGAAGCGGTGCAGCGGGTCATCGACCTCGTGCGCCGGCGCAACCTGCCGATCATGTATCCCCTCGAAGTGCGATTCAGCGCTCCCGACGACGCGTTCCTGTCGACCGCGCACGGCCGGGAAACCTGTTACATCGCGGTGCACCAGTTCAGCGGCATGGAGTTCGAAACGTATTTTCGCGCCGTGGAGGAGATCATGGACTCCTACGAGGGCCGGCCGCACTGGGGCAAGCGGCACTACCAGAGTGCCGCAACCTTGCGGGAGCGGTACCCGGACTGGGACCGATTCATCGCCGTGCGCGACCGCCTCGACCCCAACCGCGTCTTCCGCAACGACTACACCCGGCGCGTGCTCGGTAACTGA
- a CDS encoding IclR family transcriptional regulator: MGQTERTSTTNRDEGIQVLRRAAAALDEIAAEPGHLRLVDLGERLGLAKSTVRRLLVGLVEVGLVSVDSNGRFSLGDRLLGFGSATGAHIAAIFRPTIERVATATDGETVDLSVLRGQRMWFVDQIESSHRLRAVSAVGVRFPLAGTANGKAALAALDDADAEAALSRMPQEVAAALRSEIAEIRSTGIAFDRDEHTSGISAAAIARRSVGDNVIAISVPTPTERFAEKQDQIVAALRAAAESTAWTR, encoded by the coding sequence GTGGGGCAAACGGAACGGACTTCGACGACCAATCGTGACGAGGGAATTCAGGTGCTGCGCCGTGCCGCTGCCGCCCTGGACGAAATAGCCGCCGAGCCCGGACATCTGCGGCTGGTCGATCTCGGTGAGCGCCTGGGACTGGCCAAGTCGACCGTCCGGCGGCTGCTGGTCGGTCTGGTCGAGGTCGGTCTGGTCAGCGTCGATTCGAACGGCCGCTTCTCTCTGGGGGATCGGTTACTCGGGTTCGGCAGCGCCACCGGCGCGCACATAGCCGCGATCTTCCGGCCGACCATCGAGCGGGTGGCTACGGCCACCGACGGTGAAACGGTGGACCTTTCGGTGCTGCGGGGGCAGCGAATGTGGTTCGTCGACCAGATCGAATCGTCGCATCGGCTACGGGCGGTTTCGGCGGTCGGGGTCCGCTTCCCGCTGGCCGGCACCGCCAACGGAAAAGCGGCACTTGCCGCCCTCGACGACGCCGACGCGGAGGCGGCGTTATCCCGGATGCCGCAGGAGGTAGCCGCCGCGCTGCGTTCCGAGATCGCCGAAATCCGTTCCACTGGAATCGCTTTCGACCGTGATGAGCACACCTCCGGCATCTCCGCGGCCGCTATCGCGCGGCGATCGGTGGGAGACAACGTGATTGCCATCTCGGTGCCCACCCCGACCGAGCGTTTCGCGGAAAAGCAGGACCAGATCGTCGCCGCACTGCGCGCGGCGGCCGAATCCACGGCGTGGACGCGCTGA
- a CDS encoding amino acid deaminase/aldolase: protein MNAAHQPPQQGQVRLDTRGRLQRYEEAFADLDAPFAFIDLDAMWSNAAQLLARAGGKPIRVASKSLRCRLIQRQILDSNERFEGLMTFTLRETLWLAGHGFRNLLLAYPSTDRASLRELGEITAADPDGAPIVMVDSVEHLDLIESATNQPVRLCLDLDAGYWPAGGRVKIGPKRSPLHTPEQARALAEEIARRPALKLVALMSYEGHIAGFGDHVSGKHVQNALVGLMQRRSIAELRERRARAVELVRQVADLEIVNAGGTGDLQLVAREPAMTEATAGSGFYAPTLFDSYSSFTLQPAAIFALPVSRRPDDHTVTALGGGYLASGVGAKDRMPTPYLPEGLALNSMEGTGEVQTPLSGDAARSLRIGDKVYFRHTKAGELCERFDRLHLVRGAAVVDTVPTYRGEGCTFL, encoded by the coding sequence GTGAATGCCGCCCACCAGCCACCTCAACAAGGGCAGGTCAGGCTCGACACCCGGGGCCGACTGCAGCGCTACGAAGAGGCATTCGCCGATCTCGATGCGCCGTTTGCATTCATCGATCTCGACGCGATGTGGAGCAACGCCGCCCAGCTGCTCGCCCGCGCCGGCGGCAAGCCGATCCGGGTAGCGTCAAAGTCATTGCGCTGCAGACTGATACAGCGCCAGATCCTTGACTCCAATGAGCGCTTCGAGGGCCTGATGACCTTCACCCTGCGGGAAACCCTCTGGCTGGCCGGCCACGGTTTCCGCAATCTTCTGCTCGCCTATCCGAGCACCGACCGTGCGTCGCTGCGCGAGCTGGGCGAGATCACCGCCGCGGATCCCGACGGTGCGCCGATCGTCATGGTCGACAGCGTCGAGCATCTCGACCTGATCGAGAGTGCGACAAATCAGCCCGTGCGGCTGTGCCTGGATCTCGACGCCGGATACTGGCCTGCCGGCGGGCGCGTAAAGATCGGTCCCAAGCGCTCCCCGCTGCACACCCCCGAGCAGGCGCGTGCCCTCGCGGAGGAGATCGCGCGCCGGCCGGCGCTCAAACTGGTCGCGTTGATGTCCTATGAAGGTCACATCGCCGGATTCGGCGACCACGTGTCCGGCAAGCATGTGCAGAACGCGCTCGTCGGGCTCATGCAGCGGCGGTCGATCGCGGAACTGCGCGAGCGCCGTGCCCGCGCGGTGGAGCTGGTCCGGCAGGTGGCCGACCTGGAGATCGTCAACGCCGGCGGTACCGGCGACCTGCAGCTGGTGGCGCGGGAGCCGGCAATGACGGAGGCAACCGCCGGATCGGGCTTCTACGCGCCGACACTGTTCGATTCCTATTCGTCGTTCACGTTGCAGCCCGCGGCGATCTTCGCGCTGCCGGTGTCTCGTCGCCCCGACGACCACACGGTCACCGCGCTGGGCGGCGGCTATCTGGCCAGCGGCGTCGGCGCCAAAGACCGGATGCCCACTCCCTACCTGCCGGAAGGCCTCGCGCTCAATTCGATGGAGGGCACCGGTGAGGTCCAGACGCCGCTGAGCGGCGACGCGGCTCGTTCCCTGCGGATCGGCGACAAGGTCTACTTCCGCCACACCAAGGCGGGCGAACTGTGTGAGCGGTTCGACCGCCTGCATCTGGTTCGCGGCGCTGCCGTGGTCGACACGGTCCCGACCTACCGGGGTGAGGGGTGCACGTTCCTCTGA
- a CDS encoding mycofactocin-coupled SDR family oxidoreductase, whose product MGRVTGKVAVVSGAARGQGRSHARMLAAEGADIIAIDLCDDIETNEYPLARPEDLEETERLVEKEGQRVYSAIADVRDRAALAAAIDEGVAELGHLDIVVANAGICPLTAGLPPQAFADAVDVDLGGVLNLVHSSLKHLHSGASIIVIGSNAAFMSSMNTTGIDGGPGGAGYAFAKIAAAHYVNDFARALAPFSIRMNAVHPTNVNTDMLHSAPMYRAFRPDLANPTREDAEPIFPLVQAMPVPYVEPEDISEAVLFLASDAARYITGQQLRVDAGGFLKVKPWSGS is encoded by the coding sequence GTGGGCCGAGTAACCGGAAAGGTGGCCGTCGTCAGCGGCGCGGCGCGGGGTCAGGGCCGATCCCATGCCCGGATGCTGGCGGCCGAGGGCGCCGACATCATCGCGATCGACCTGTGCGATGACATCGAGACCAACGAGTACCCGCTGGCCCGGCCGGAGGATCTCGAGGAAACCGAGCGGCTGGTCGAGAAGGAAGGCCAGCGGGTGTATTCCGCGATCGCCGACGTCCGCGACCGTGCCGCGCTGGCGGCCGCGATCGACGAAGGGGTGGCCGAGCTGGGCCACCTCGACATCGTGGTCGCCAATGCCGGCATCTGTCCGCTGACCGCGGGACTACCGCCGCAGGCCTTCGCCGACGCCGTAGACGTCGACCTGGGCGGCGTGCTCAACCTGGTACACAGCAGCCTCAAACATCTGCACTCCGGCGCGTCCATCATCGTCATCGGATCCAACGCCGCATTCATGTCATCGATGAACACCACCGGAATCGACGGCGGACCCGGCGGAGCCGGTTATGCCTTCGCGAAAATCGCTGCGGCGCACTATGTGAACGACTTCGCGCGGGCACTGGCGCCGTTCTCCATCCGGATGAACGCGGTGCACCCCACCAATGTCAACACTGACATGTTGCACAGCGCGCCGATGTACCGAGCGTTCCGTCCCGACCTGGCCAACCCGACCCGGGAGGACGCCGAACCGATATTCCCGTTGGTGCAGGCGATGCCGGTGCCGTACGTGGAACCGGAGGACATCAGCGAAGCCGTGCTGTTCCTGGCCTCCGACGCGGCGCGCTACATCACCGGCCAGCAACTGCGCGTCGACGCCGGCGGATTCCTGAAGGTCAAACCCTGGTCGGGCTCGTAG
- a CDS encoding M28 family peptidase, producing the protein MTAISAGPTEIDTLREVVETLAPIERGAGSQGEHQAARWIVERLRAAGARQARIEEEQFYDGYPRLHAKLSAVGVAAAAAGLVSRRLRAPAALAGVGAGLAIADDCSNGARVVRKTLHKSRTTWNVVAEAGDPAGEHTLVVCAHHDAAHSGKFFDSKLQEYAVAWFPGIVERVDTSLPNWWPTIFAPALAGVGALRGSRAMMLAGAAVSAVGVAAFTDIARSPIVPGANDNLSAVALLVALAERLRDRPVPGVRVLLVSLGAEEQLQGGIYGFMARHKPELDRERTYFLNFDTVGSPELIMLEGEGTTVMEDYFYRPFRDLVVRAAERAGAPLRRGMRSRNSTDAVLMSRAGYPTACFSSIDRHKALSNYHQMSDTPENLVYETVIHAVTVAESVARELVR; encoded by the coding sequence ATGACCGCGATCAGCGCGGGCCCGACCGAAATCGACACCTTGCGCGAAGTCGTCGAGACGCTCGCGCCCATCGAGCGGGGCGCCGGCAGCCAGGGCGAACACCAGGCGGCCCGCTGGATCGTCGAGCGGTTGCGCGCCGCCGGGGCTCGCCAGGCGCGGATCGAAGAAGAGCAGTTCTACGACGGTTACCCGCGGCTGCACGCCAAGTTGTCCGCCGTCGGGGTCGCTGCCGCCGCAGCCGGCCTGGTCAGCCGGCGGTTGCGCGCGCCGGCGGCGCTGGCTGGGGTGGGCGCCGGACTGGCCATCGCCGACGACTGCTCCAACGGCGCACGGGTGGTGCGCAAGACCCTGCACAAATCGCGGACCACCTGGAACGTGGTGGCCGAAGCCGGTGACCCGGCGGGCGAGCACACTCTGGTGGTGTGCGCGCACCACGATGCCGCGCACAGCGGCAAGTTCTTCGACTCCAAGCTGCAGGAGTACGCGGTCGCGTGGTTCCCGGGCATCGTCGAACGGGTCGACACCTCGCTGCCGAACTGGTGGCCGACGATCTTCGCCCCCGCACTGGCCGGCGTCGGGGCTCTGCGCGGGAGCCGCGCCATGATGCTTGCCGGGGCGGCGGTCAGCGCCGTCGGAGTGGCCGCGTTCACCGACATCGCCCGCAGCCCGATCGTCCCAGGGGCCAACGACAACCTTTCGGCCGTCGCACTGCTGGTCGCCCTGGCCGAGCGGCTGCGTGACCGGCCGGTGCCGGGCGTGCGGGTGTTGCTGGTATCCCTGGGCGCCGAGGAACAATTGCAGGGCGGCATCTACGGTTTCATGGCGCGGCACAAGCCGGAACTCGACCGCGAGCGCACCTACTTCCTGAACTTCGACACCGTCGGCTCGCCCGAGCTCATCATGCTCGAGGGCGAGGGCACCACCGTCATGGAGGACTACTTCTACCGGCCGTTCCGCGATCTGGTGGTGCGCGCCGCCGAACGCGCCGGAGCGCCGCTGCGGCGCGGCATGCGGTCCCGCAACAGCACCGACGCCGTGCTGATGAGCCGCGCGGGCTACCCCACCGCGTGCTTCTCCTCGATCGACCGCCACAAGGCGTTGTCCAACTATCACCAAATGTCCGATACGCCAGAGAATCTGGTGTATGAGACCGTGATTCACGCCGTCACGGTCGCCGAATCCGTAGCACGGGAGCTGGTGCGATGA
- a CDS encoding DAPG hydrolase family protein, producing the protein MTGDLYLGYRGDDADTPFGKFFKPEMAPLPAHVVEALQHGPQGGMALLARDDAASVADDGYQQTENGYGVLEDGSYQVSVRTDMPGVTPAMWSWWFGWHGCDSRRYKLWHPRAHLSAAWKDGDQNDAAGRRGAQRYIGRWSLINEYIGSSMLSGAIQFVEPTAMGLPADSDDAVAVCARLGSADAPVDVGWFIHHIRTTRDGSEMRSRFWMGGPHIAVRNAPGVASKAVRPIASRILGNAETSGRNLLVHCAQEMNHLAGFLPELYDSFGNE; encoded by the coding sequence ATGACCGGTGACCTCTACCTCGGCTACCGGGGCGACGACGCGGACACTCCGTTCGGCAAGTTCTTCAAACCCGAAATGGCCCCGCTGCCAGCGCATGTCGTGGAGGCGTTGCAGCACGGGCCGCAAGGAGGGATGGCGCTGCTGGCGCGCGACGACGCCGCCAGCGTGGCCGACGACGGCTACCAGCAGACCGAGAACGGTTACGGAGTTCTCGAAGACGGCAGCTATCAGGTGTCGGTGCGCACCGACATGCCCGGTGTCACGCCGGCGATGTGGTCGTGGTGGTTCGGTTGGCACGGATGCGACAGCCGCCGTTACAAGTTGTGGCACCCCAGAGCGCATTTGTCGGCCGCGTGGAAGGACGGTGACCAGAACGATGCGGCCGGCCGCCGGGGCGCACAGCGCTACATCGGGCGCTGGTCACTGATCAACGAATACATCGGATCGTCAATGCTCAGCGGCGCAATACAATTCGTCGAGCCAACGGCGATGGGCCTGCCTGCCGACAGCGACGATGCGGTAGCCGTCTGTGCGCGATTGGGTTCCGCGGACGCGCCGGTGGATGTCGGCTGGTTCATTCACCACATCCGCACGACGCGGGACGGATCGGAGATGCGGTCCCGGTTCTGGATGGGTGGGCCGCACATCGCGGTGCGCAACGCTCCCGGTGTGGCGTCGAAGGCGGTGCGACCCATCGCCTCCCGCATACTCGGCAACGCCGAAACCAGCGGGCGCAACCTCCTGGTGCATTGCGCCCAGGAGATGAACCACCTGGCCGGTTTTCTGCCCGAGCTCTACGACAGCTTCGGCAACGAGTAA
- a CDS encoding CaiB/BaiF CoA-transferase family protein, whose product MAGMLSGVRVVELASWTYVPSAGVALADWGADVIKVEGVSSGDPGRALVVGGFTRQAARADVDFILELSNRGKRSIAIDIKTETGRELFGRLLASADVFLTNWLPGALERAGLTVEDIRSFNSRIIIARGTGLGVRGPDRDSGGFDAATYLARGGVAYTLTPFGTENPAVQGPAFGDLQGGATLAGGVCAALFHRERTGEPSIVDSSLLAQAMWAIAPSISVADLFDIDGIPGAPPGLAINPLVARYKTKDDRWIQLVFLQPDKFWAGFCRRMGLAELANDERFVPSANLIANAAEATAIFANAFASHDLAHWRQVLDDEPGVWGALATPRETLNDPQVEPNGYVIANVDDQGEKYRIVAAPVQFNETPPGPSRAPEHGQHTEEILLELDVDWDQIAQAKDVKAIL is encoded by the coding sequence ATGGCGGGCATGCTCAGCGGTGTGCGGGTGGTCGAGCTGGCGTCCTGGACGTACGTTCCGTCCGCCGGAGTCGCGCTGGCGGACTGGGGTGCCGACGTCATCAAGGTGGAAGGCGTCAGCTCCGGTGATCCCGGACGGGCGTTGGTCGTCGGCGGTTTCACCCGCCAGGCCGCGCGCGCCGATGTCGATTTCATCCTGGAGCTGAGCAACCGGGGCAAGCGCAGCATCGCCATCGACATCAAGACCGAGACCGGCCGGGAGTTGTTCGGACGCCTGCTGGCTTCCGCGGATGTGTTCTTGACCAACTGGCTGCCGGGTGCCCTCGAACGGGCGGGGCTGACGGTGGAGGACATCCGCTCGTTCAATTCCCGGATCATCATCGCCAGGGGCACCGGCCTGGGAGTGCGTGGTCCGGACCGCGACAGCGGCGGCTTCGACGCGGCGACCTATCTGGCGCGCGGCGGGGTGGCGTACACACTGACCCCCTTCGGCACCGAGAACCCGGCAGTGCAGGGACCGGCCTTCGGCGACCTGCAGGGCGGGGCGACGTTGGCCGGCGGCGTCTGTGCCGCCCTGTTCCACCGCGAGCGAACCGGCGAGCCGAGCATCGTGGACTCGTCGCTGCTCGCGCAGGCCATGTGGGCCATCGCGCCCTCGATCTCGGTCGCGGATCTCTTCGATATCGATGGAATACCCGGTGCGCCACCGGGATTGGCCATCAATCCGCTGGTGGCCCGGTACAAGACCAAAGACGACCGATGGATTCAACTCGTCTTTCTGCAACCCGACAAATTCTGGGCCGGGTTCTGCCGCCGCATGGGGCTGGCCGAGCTGGCCAACGACGAGCGATTCGTGCCGTCGGCCAACCTGATCGCCAACGCCGCCGAGGCCACCGCGATTTTCGCCAACGCGTTCGCGTCACACGACCTCGCGCACTGGCGGCAGGTCCTGGATGACGAGCCGGGAGTGTGGGGTGCTCTGGCGACACCGCGCGAGACGCTCAATGACCCACAGGTGGAACCCAACGGCTACGTGATCGCCAATGTCGACGACCAAGGCGAGAAGTACCGGATCGTCGCAGCCCCAGTGCAATTCAACGAGACGCCACCGGGGCCGAGCCGTGCGCCGGAACACGGCCAGCACACCGAGGAAATCCTGCTTGAACTTGATGTGGACTGGGACCAGATCGCGCAGGCCAAGGACGTCAAGGCTATCCTCTGA
- a CDS encoding FAD-binding oxidoreductase yields MSALPAGRHYFRGDDGYEPARRDSVWHQRVPDRYPDVIVQAADTDDIKAALAYAKAHGHKVSIKSGGHSFAASHLRDGALLLDVSRLDHASIDADNMTAVAGPGKGGSLLMADLQAQNLFFPGGHCKGVCLGGYLLQGGYGWNSRVYGPACESVTALDVITAEGEQIHCDAENHPELYWAARGAGPGFFGVVTSFYLKVYPRPAVCGTSVYVYPLDLADEVYTWARNVSADVDRRVEMQIIATASVPEMGLDIPAIVMASPAFADSEEEAKKALAVFDTCPVVDRALVKNPYMPTDLPTWYDVVMTHYLEDHRYTADNMWTSASAEELLPGIRNIVDTLPPSPSHFLWLNWGPSPARQDMAYSVEDEIYLALYGSWKDPADDAKYADWAQSNMAAMSHLATGIQLADENLGQRPARFATDEAMARLDKARATYDPDGLFNSWMGRL; encoded by the coding sequence ATGAGCGCGCTACCTGCCGGGCGACACTACTTCCGTGGCGATGACGGCTATGAGCCCGCCCGGCGTGACAGCGTCTGGCATCAGCGGGTGCCCGACCGCTATCCCGACGTGATCGTGCAGGCCGCCGACACCGACGACATCAAAGCCGCGCTCGCCTACGCCAAGGCCCACGGACACAAGGTCAGCATCAAGTCCGGCGGGCACAGCTTCGCGGCCAGCCACCTACGCGATGGCGCCCTGTTGCTGGACGTCAGCCGCCTCGACCACGCCTCGATCGATGCCGACAACATGACAGCCGTCGCCGGGCCCGGCAAGGGCGGCAGCCTGCTGATGGCCGACCTGCAGGCACAGAACCTCTTCTTCCCCGGTGGCCACTGCAAGGGTGTCTGCCTCGGCGGATACCTCCTTCAGGGCGGGTACGGCTGGAACAGCCGGGTCTACGGACCGGCCTGCGAGAGTGTCACCGCACTCGACGTCATCACGGCCGAGGGCGAGCAGATCCATTGCGACGCAGAGAACCATCCCGAACTGTACTGGGCCGCACGCGGCGCCGGCCCGGGCTTCTTCGGCGTCGTCACCTCCTTTTACCTGAAGGTGTATCCGCGCCCGGCGGTCTGTGGCACCAGCGTGTATGTCTACCCGCTCGATCTCGCCGACGAGGTGTACACCTGGGCGCGCAACGTCAGTGCCGACGTGGACCGTCGCGTCGAGATGCAGATCATCGCGACGGCCAGCGTTCCCGAGATGGGGCTCGACATTCCGGCCATCGTGATGGCATCACCGGCGTTCGCCGACTCCGAGGAGGAGGCCAAAAAGGCCCTGGCGGTGTTCGACACGTGTCCGGTCGTCGACCGGGCGCTCGTCAAGAATCCTTACATGCCGACGGATCTGCCTACCTGGTACGACGTCGTGATGACGCACTACCTGGAGGACCACCGTTACACGGCGGACAACATGTGGACGTCGGCGTCCGCCGAGGAGCTGCTGCCCGGCATCCGCAATATCGTCGACACGCTGCCACCGTCCCCGTCGCACTTCCTATGGCTGAACTGGGGGCCGTCGCCGGCCCGCCAGGACATGGCCTACAGCGTCGAGGACGAGATCTACCTCGCGCTCTACGGCTCCTGGAAGGACCCCGCCGACGACGCGAAGTACGCCGACTGGGCTCAATCCAACATGGCCGCGATGTCACACCTGGCAACTGGAATTCAGCTGGCCGACGAGAATCTGGGACAGCGCCCTGCCCGTTTCGCCACCGACGAAGCCATGGCCAGGCTGGACAAAGCCCGCGCGACCTATGACCCCGATGGTTTGTTCAACAGCTGGATGGGACGACTCTGA
- a CDS encoding wax ester/triacylglycerol synthase domain-containing protein has translation MTEFLRNSDAFTWAMESDPRLRSTVVSVVLLDRTPDWGEVRERFDLISRKLPMFRQRVVESPPPAPPRWEYDPDFDLDYHMRRTAVSGSGTLDDVLEMARLAEMQDFDRARALWETTLVEGLADGGAAVICKFHHALTDGVGGVQIAMNLFDLSAELYPHEPLPDEPRVSASTWWDGYRDTLRYNTSLLGQVLVGTVRRAPRLVYEGVRRPVATARSAAANAASVYRTVRPLSRTGSPLTTERSLIRRLSVHEVSRPQLREAAHRCDGALNDAFVAGVAGGLRRYHEKHGVAVGDLHLTMPISLRTKSDDMGGNKITLMRFDVPVGEPDPARRIKLIHERVGAVRNEKSLPHTQFIAGVLNLMPRWYIGSVLRHVDFLTSDVPGIPVPVFLGGAAVRGQYAFGPTIGSSVNVTLLSYVDTCALGINVDTAAIPDYDVFHEALVAGFEEVLALAD, from the coding sequence ATGACTGAATTCTTGCGTAACAGCGACGCCTTCACCTGGGCGATGGAAAGCGATCCACGGCTGCGGTCGACGGTGGTGAGCGTGGTGCTGTTGGACCGGACGCCGGACTGGGGCGAAGTGCGCGAGCGTTTCGACCTGATCAGCCGAAAGCTGCCGATGTTCCGGCAGCGGGTGGTGGAATCCCCGCCGCCGGCACCGCCCCGGTGGGAGTACGACCCGGACTTCGATCTCGACTACCACATGCGCCGCACGGCGGTCTCCGGATCCGGCACGCTCGACGACGTGCTCGAGATGGCGCGCCTGGCCGAGATGCAGGACTTCGACCGGGCCCGGGCGCTGTGGGAGACGACGTTGGTCGAGGGTTTGGCCGACGGCGGTGCGGCGGTGATCTGCAAGTTCCACCACGCCCTGACCGACGGGGTGGGCGGTGTGCAGATCGCGATGAACCTGTTCGACCTCTCCGCGGAGCTCTACCCGCACGAACCGCTTCCGGATGAGCCGCGGGTCTCGGCGTCCACCTGGTGGGACGGGTACCGGGACACCCTGCGCTACAACACTTCTCTGCTCGGGCAGGTACTGGTGGGCACCGTCAGAAGGGCACCGCGCCTGGTGTATGAGGGTGTTCGGCGGCCTGTTGCGACGGCGCGGTCGGCGGCGGCCAACGCCGCGTCCGTCTATCGCACCGTGCGCCCGCTGAGCCGCACCGGTTCGCCGTTGACCACCGAGCGCAGTCTGATCCGGCGTCTCAGCGTGCACGAGGTGTCGCGGCCGCAACTGCGGGAGGCGGCACACCGTTGCGATGGCGCGCTGAACGACGCGTTCGTCGCCGGAGTGGCGGGCGGGTTGCGTCGCTACCACGAGAAGCACGGTGTCGCCGTAGGTGACCTGCATCTGACGATGCCGATCAGCCTGCGGACCAAGAGCGATGACATGGGCGGCAACAAGATCACTCTGATGCGGTTCGATGTGCCGGTCGGCGAGCCTGATCCGGCGCGCCGGATCAAGCTGATTCACGAACGCGTCGGCGCGGTGCGCAACGAAAAGTCGCTGCCGCACACCCAGTTCATCGCCGGCGTGCTGAACTTGATGCCGCGGTGGTACATCGGCTCGGTGCTTCGCCATGTGGACTTCTTGACCAGCGATGTGCCCGGCATTCCCGTGCCGGTGTTCCTGGGGGGTGCCGCGGTACGCGGTCAGTACGCATTCGGCCCGACGATCGGCTCGTCCGTCAACGTCACCCTGCTGTCCTACGTGGACACCTGCGCACTGGGCATCAACGTCGACACGGCGGCGATTCCCGACTACGACGTGTTCCACGAAGCGCTGGTCGCCGGATTCGAAGAAGTGCTGGCGCTGGCCGACTGA